CGCAGCGCGCCTGAGGCCGTACCTCCGGGTTTTCGCCGCCTCCCAGGACCTGACGCCGGGCGGCCTGGCCGTGCCCCTCCCCGCCGAGGTGCTGTCAGGGGCCGAGCCGCTGCGCATCGTGGGCGCCATCGCCGGCGGGTAGTGTGGGCACTTGAGCGGCGGCTCATGCCGCGTTCAGCAACCCTGCCGGCTGGCAACGGTCCCGCAGCGGGACGCCGGCCAGATCTCCACGGTTCCGGCCTGCGCGAACGGCTTCATGAACGTCTCGATCCGCTCCGGCCCGTCCGCTTCCAGGCCTCCCCCGAACAATTGACCATATAATGACTACGTGGTATACGTGGTATAGGTGAAGGCGAGTGCGCCGCAAAAGGGTCGAAAGCACTGTTTACCTTGGCCGGGAACTGGTCCGCCAGCTTGCGGAATACCGGCGCCGTTTCGCCATCCCTCCATCAGCCAGTGCCGTGGTGAGAGAGGCCCTGGCGCGCTACCTGGCAGACGAGATCGGCGTGCGGGATCTCCCGCCGGGCGAGTGGGTCCGTGCGACGGAACCTCTATTGAGCCGACTGAAGCAGCAAGGGGTTCACGTTACGACTGAGGCCATCCTGGAAGCGATTCGCGTCTCTGAGGAGCAGCGGACACGCGCCATGCTGGGTGGAGAGGGATGAGCGCCGTCATCGACGCTTCGGTGGTTGTGCGAGCGGTCCTTCCCGGGCAGCCTCATCACGACGCTGTCCATTCATGGCTCTCTACGCAGCAGGACTTACTCGCCCCACGGCTGATTTGGTATGAAGTGACAACCGCCATCCGTCGGCTTGAGCATGCCGGTGTGATCGACACAGAGACCGGGTCATCCGCTCTGGAAGCGGCGCTTCAGTTGCGGATTCGCGTTGAAGCCCCGCGGCAGATCTA
The nucleotide sequence above comes from Bacillota bacterium. Encoded proteins:
- a CDS encoding type II toxin-antitoxin system VapC family toxin encodes the protein MSAVIDASVVVRAVLPGQPHHDAVHSWLSTQQDLLAPRLIWYEVTTAIRRLEHAGVIDTETGSSALEAALQLRIRVEAPRQIYFDALSLARALQLSRTHDAVYLAVARLHRSPLVTLDERLLHNARSHGYDVRHPAELAGGSTPIPR